The genomic stretch ACGAGGCCGCGATAAGCGTCCATGCCCCATTGCGCCAGCTGTTCCGCCACCTCGAGGAATTCCGGCGGCGGCGCCTTGCTGTGCGAGAGCAGCGTCGCCTCGAGGGTCGCAGCGACCAGCAGCTCGAGATTGATGCGGCCGATCTGCGGATTGGCGTATTTCGCCGCGATCACCTCGCCTTGCTCGGTGAGGCGGATTTGCCCGTTCACCGTGCCCGGCGGCTGCGCGAGAATAGCGTCATAGCTCGGTCCGCCGCCGCGTCCCACCGTGCCGCCGCGCCCATGGAAGAGGCGCATGGCGATAGACGGCAGGCCCGAGAAGAAATCCGCGAGCGCGGTGGAGGCGCGATAGAGCTCCCAAATGCTCGCGAGAATGCCGCCGTCCTTGTTGCTGTCGGAATAGCCCAGCATGATGTCCTGCTGCGCGCCGGAATTGGTGACGAGCTTGACGATTCCGGGCAGCGCATAGAATTCGCGCATGATGACGGCGGCGTTGCGCAGATCGCCGATCGTCTCGAACAAAGGCACGATGATGAGATCGGCGGCGACGATATTGACGTCGCGCGGATCGAGCGTGCCGCGCATCATGCCGCATTCTTTCTGCAGCAGCAGCACCTCGAGCAGATCGCTCACCGTCTCCGTATGGCTGACGATGTAATGGCGGATCGACTCGTGACCATAGGTCTTGCGCATCTCCGCCGCGCGCTCGAAGATCGCCAGCTCGCTCGCCACATCTTCGGAATACGTGGCGTCGACGAGCCGCACCGGCCGCGGATCGCTGAGCAGCTTCAGCAGCAGCGCGCGCTTCTCCTCTTCCGTCAAAGCGGCGTAATCGGGCGCGACGCGCGCCTCGCGCAGCAGCGCGGCGATAGTCTCCTCATGGCGGTCGGAGCTCTGGCGCAGATCGACAGTGGCGAGATGAAAGCCGAAGACTTCCGCCGCGCGGATCAGCGGCTCCAGCCGCTGCGTCGCGATAACCTCGCTATGATGGCAACGCAGCGAATCGTCGACGACCTCGAGATCGGCGAGAAAGGCGCGCGCATTCGGATAGGGCGCGCCGGGCGCCCGCGCATGGCGCTGCGCCTGTTGGCCGGTCAGCTCCTCCAGCGTCGCGGCGAGGCGGGCGTAGACGCCGATCAGCGCGCGGCGATAGGGCTCGTCGTCGCGATGCGGATTATCGTCGCCCGAGCGCGCGGCGAGCTGCTCGAGCGCTTGGCTGCAGCCGGCGTAGCGGCGCGAGATGGACAGCTCGGCGCCGAGCTCATGCACCTCGGTGAGATAGAAGCGCAGCGCCGTCTCGCTCTGCATGCGCAGCGCATTGGCCAGCGATTCGGCGCGCACATTGGGGTTGCCGTCGCGATCGCCGCCCACCCAAGTGCCCATGCGCAGGAAGGGCGGAATGCGCAGGCCGCCGAGACGCTCTTCGATGTCGGCGTAGAGCAGCGGAATCTGGCGCAGGAAGGTGCTGCGATAATAGCTCAGCGTGTTGGCGATCTCGTCGCGCACGGTGAGCCGCGCCTGCCGCAGCAGCTCGGTCTGCCACAGCTGCGAGACGCGCGCGCGCAATTGCAGCTCGTTGTGGGCGAGCTCGGCCTTGCTGCGCGCATGCTGGCGCGCCTGCAGCAGGGCGGAGATGGCGTGCTCGGCGTCGAGCAGGCTCTTGCGCCGCACCTCGGTCGGATGCGCGGTGAGCACGGGCGAGACCCAGCCGTTGGAGAGCACCTGCGCCACCTTGCCGGGGCCGATGGAGGCCTTGCGCAAATGCGCGAATGTGTTGGCGAGGCTCGGCTCGCCGGAGGCCTCGTCGCCCTGCAGCGGATGCAGATCCTCGGCGATATTGGCGAGATGCGAAAAATAGCTGAAGGCGCGGATGACAGTGACCGCCTCGCTCGCCGAGAGCGAGCGCAGCAGCGCGTCGAGCTTGTTGTCGGCCTCCATGTCGCCATTGCGGCTGACGGCCACCGACAGGCGGCGGATCGTCTCTATGCGCTCGAAGGCGGCGACGCCCTCCTGCTCGCGCACCGTGTCGCCCAGCAGGCGGCCGAGCAGGCGAATATCGGCGAGCAGCGACTGATCGTCGAGCAAAGCGGAAGAGCTGAAATTGGCGGCGTCTGTTTCGACTTGCATATGGGGCGTCGATCCTCGAGCGGGGGCGCCGTTGGGCGCGGTAGGTCCTGCGAGCTATAGCAGATTTTGGACCGGAGGCGATGTGGCGTGGATTCTCGGCGGAACGGCCGTGATGACCCGAGGGCCTCGGCGAATTCGACTTGCTCATCGGCGGTCGGTCCGACTATATATTCAGATAGGCTGAAGCCACAGCCACGGCATAGAAGAGTGAGCCGGCTCATTCCGACAAGCGCATGAGCGTCGGCGTGAGCCTCGGGAGTGAGCCGGCTCCATCTAAGTCGGGATAATATCTTTGTTTCAGCCGCTATATGCGATTTTGCTCGACGGCGGCTTCCTCACAAAAAAGCTATACGCCAAGCTGGAGCGACATCCGACGGCCGACGATATCGTGGCCGAATGCGAGCGGCTGCAAAATTTGCAGGCCGTGAAGAATTATGAATTGCTTCGGATCTATTATTACGACGCTCCGCCTTCGGCGGACTCGGTAACGAAACCCGTGTCTCGAACACGTATGAATCTCGCGACGACCGAGCGCTTTCGGTTGAGCCAATCGCTCTATGATCAATTGGTTCTGAAGCCGCATTTCGCGCTGCGCATGGGTGAGACGCGACTCTCGCCCGACAAATGGCGGATCAAGCCGCGAGTGGCGCGATCGCTCGTGTCCGAGCAGCGCGCGCTCGGCGATGACGATTTCGAGCTGGATTTGTCGCAGAAGGGAGTCGATATGCGTATCGGCCTCGACATGGCCCGCCTCGCTCTGCGCGAGACAGTGCGAGCCGTCGTCGTGGTCCGGAGATTCGGACTTTGTTCCGGCGTTCAAATTCGCTCGTCGTGAGGGCGTCAAAGTCATTTTGGACCCGCTCGGACATAATGTTCGAACCGAATTGAGGGCTCATTCGGACGTCGTCGTGACGAATTGACCCCGAGCTTCTCGCCATCTCGGCGAGAAGACGATTGCTTCTCGCCGCCAGCCCCCTCCCTTGTCGCCTCCGCCCGTCCGACTTATAGACCTCGCTGCGGCCGTACCCTCAGTGAGCTCACGACCATGGAAGACGCGTCCTCGATTCTGATTCCCGCCGCCGTCGGCGCGCTCATCGGCGTGGCTTTCGCCTTTTTCGCGCGCTGGTCGGAGCGTTATCCGCAGGCGGGCTCCCGCCGCGCGCTGGCCTATGGGCTCATCGCCACGGCCGCGCTCTATGTCGGCTTCGCCTTCGCCTCGGACAATGCGAAGGCCTGGTTCGGCATTGAGATGACCGGCCTCGCCATTTTCGGCTCCTTCGCGCTGCTCGGCCTCGTCGGCTCGCCCTGGTGGCTCGCCATCGGTTTCGCTCTGCATCCCTTCTGGCATCTGCAGTTCCATTATCTCGGCACGGGCTCGGAGTTCACGCCGGCGTGGTTCACGCTCGGCCTCACCGGTTTCGATCTGGCCGTCGCCGCTTATGTCGTCTATGCCATTCTGCGCGGCGCCGATCCGCAGCTCCAGCGCAGGCCGCGGCCCTCCGCGCCTTCCGCCGCCGGCGGCGAGGAAGAGGAGCCGCAGCGTCCGCTCACGCGCAATGAGCGCCGCGTCGCCAAAAAACCGCGCTGAAACCACGCCGCAGAGAGGCTCCGATAGATGAACGCTCCCGCCGATTTCACTCTCCGTCACGATTGGACGCTGGAGGAGATCGTCGCCATCCACGACGCGCCTCTGCTCGAGCTGATCGCGCGGGCGAGCGCGCTGCACAGCCGCTTCTTCGATCCCAATGACGTGCAGAAGGCGGCGCTGCTCAGCATCAAGACAGGCGGCTGCCCGGAGAACTGCTCCTATTGCTCACAATCGGCGCATCACCGCGAGGTCAAGCTCGATCGCGTCGAGCTGCTGCAGGTGGACGAGGTTCTGGACGCCGCCGCGCGCGCGAGGGAGGCGGGGGCCGATCGCTTCTGCATGGGCGCGGCCTGGCGGCAGGCGCCCAAGGGCGAGCGTTTCGACGCTGTGCTGGATATGGTGCGCGGCGTGCGGGCGCTGGGAATGGAGGCCTGCGTCACCCTCGGCATGCTGGACGACGGCCAGGCCGAGCGCCTCGTGGAGGCGGGCCTCACCGCCTATAATCATAACCTCGACACGGGGCCGGAATTCTACGGCGAGATCGTCACCACCCGCACCTATGAGGATCGGCTGCAGACGCTCGCCGCCGTGCGCCGCGCCGGCATAGAAATGTGCTGCGGCGGCATTATCGGCATGGGCGAGAGCGTGCGTGACCGCGCCCATATGCTGCAGGTTCTCGCCTCCTTCGATCCGCATCCCGAAAGCGTGCCGATCAATGCGCTGGCGGCCATAGAAGGCACGCCGCTCGAGGGCCGACCGCCGGTGGATTCGCTGGAACTGGTGCGCATGATCGCGACGACGCGCATTCTCATGCCGAAATCCCGCGTGCGCCTGTCCGCCGGCCGCTCAGGCCTCTCGCGCGAGGCGCAGATCTTGTGCCTCGTCGCCGGCGCCAACTCCATCTTCTATGGCGAGAAGCTGCTGACGGCCGGCAATCCCGGCCTCGACGCCGACGCCGCGCTCTTTTCGGCGCTTTCCGCGCAAGGGCAGGGAACCTGCGCGGCGAAGCAATAGGCGCCGCACGGGGAGAAAGAGCGGGGAGAAACTGATGCATGGGCAGGACCGCTTTCTCCTCGCCGGCGTGATGGGCTGGCCGATCTCGCATTCACGCTCGCCCAAAATCCACAATTACTGGCTCGCCCGCTATGGCCTCGTCGGCGCCTATGCGCCGCTCGCCGTAGAGCCGGGGCGGCTCGAGGCGGCGCTGCGCGCTCTGCCGGCGCTGAATTTCTCGGGCTGCAATCTCACCATCCCGCATAAGGAGGCTGCGCTCTCCATTGTCGATGTTCTCGACGCCAGCGCGACGCGCATCGGCGCGATCAATTGCGTGGTGGTGGAGGAGGACGGAACGCTCGTCGGCCGAAATTACGACGGCTTTGGATTCACCGCCTCGCTGCGCGCCGCCGCGCCCATGTGGCGGGCGGACGCCGGGCCGGCGGTGGTGATCGGCGCGGGCGGCGCGGCGCGGGCCGTCATCGCCGGCCTCATCGATTCCGGGGCGGCGGAGGTGCGGCTGTTCAATCGCACGCTCGAGCGAGCGCAGAAGATCGCCGCCGATTTCGGCGCTCCCGTCACGGCGCATCGCTGGGAGGAGCGCGCCGAGGGCCTCGCCGGCGCCGGCCTGCTGGTGAACACGACGAATCAGGGCATGGTGGGCGAGCCGCCGCTCGATCTGGCTTTGGATCGCCTGCCGGCGGAAGCGCTCGTCTCCGATATCGTCTATGCGCCGCTGGAAACGCCGCTGCTGGCCGCGGCCCGCGCCCGCGGCAATGTCGCGGTCGATGGGCTCGGCATGCTGATTCATCAGGCGCGGCCGGCGTTCCGCGACTGGTTCGGCGTCATGCCCGAGGCGACGCCGGAACTGCGCGCGCTGATCGAGGCGACGCTGTAGAGATCAGAGCGCTCCGCCCGGCCGCGTCGGCCGGACGAGGAGCTTTTCCGCAGGCTCACGCCACGAAGGCGGAGACGGCGAAGCGGAAGGGCGACCAGCGGCTCGACAATTCGACCAGCTCATTGGCGCGCTTGAGGAAAGTCGTGTAGCGCTCGCTCGCGAAGCGCGATTGCGCCTCCAGCGCGTCGCCCACCGAGCGCGCTTGGCCGAGGGCCAGCGCCAGATCGAGGACGGCGGCGGCGTTCTCATTCACGAGATCGAAAGTCTTCAGCGACCAGAGGCTCGGGTCGAGCGGCTCGGCCTTGGCAGGCGCCGTCTCGATCGTCGCGGCGAAGATGGTCACGGGCGCGACCGGCGCTTCGGCGATCGGTTCCGCAACGACCTCGAGGGCGGGTTCCGCGATTGTCTCGAGGACAGGCTCAGCCGCCGTCTCGAGCGCCGGCTCCGGCGCTATGTCGAAAACAGGCTCCGGCGCCGTCTCGGCGGGGACCTCGATGGCGGCGGGCTCCGCCGGCGTCAGCGCCAGCTCGACAGGCTCCAGCGCCGCGGTCACGGCCTCGATCTCGGCGGCCTCCAGAGCGGCGGCGACAGCGTCGATCTCGACGGGCGGCGCGGCTTCCAGCGAAGCGGCCTCGGGCTCGTCGTCGTCCAGCGCGTCCTTGAGGGTGATCGGCGGCTCCTTCGGCGGCGCCGGGCGCTTGGAAGAACCTCTCGTATGGGTGGCCATCGCTTCGGGCTCCTTTCGTGCTGGTGTCGGCAGTTTGATGTCGCGCCCGAATCGCCTTCGGCGCTCGAAGCTCCGCGGAAACGCCGCTCTACTCGACGCTGCCTCTACTCACGACGCGCCGCAGCGCGCTTCGTCGAGGCGCCGCGCGCCGAAGGCGCGGCGCCGTCGGCAAATCACTTGCCGGTCGTCGCTTTTTGCAGCGCGGCGCCGAGATCCTTGGCCTGGGTCTGAATCGCCTCGACCTGGCTCTTCACATACTCCGCTTGCAGCTGGAGCACCTCTTGGGGGTCTTTCGCGCGCAGCAGCTTTTGCGCGAGGTCGAAGGCCGCGTTCACATTGGCTTCGGCGTAGCCGAGCGCTTTGGCGCTCACATCCTTGGCCCCGACCTGGAAGGTGGCGGTCGTCGTCTCGACGGAGCCGATCGCCTTATGCGCGGCTCCGGCGAATCCCTCGAACGCCTTGCGCGCCTGCTCGACGCTCTTCTCGGCGAAGTCGCGGACTTCGTTCGGTATCTGGTAGATCGGTTCGCTCACGAATGCTTCCTTCTGGTCGGGTCGGCTGCGCCGCCCGTCGGCCGAAGAAGGGGCGCCGGCCGACCGCCTGCGGCCGTCCATCGCGCATCGCGATCGGGACAGGCGCCGCCGAGCCGAATATGGCTCAACTCATGTTGCATTGCAACATAATTATGGTCTAGGGGCGGCGCGTCCGTTCATCATGAATCGCCGAAGCTTGTTAAAATGTCCTTCGCCGCATAGACCAAGCCGTAACGAACCTTTAAGTTTCATTTAACCGATCCTTCACCTTCGATCGGCCGCGACGCGCGTTCCGCGCCGTTTTGTTCCGCGCCGCTTCCGGCGCTTGTCGCGTCTGAAGAGGCGCTGTCGAAATGAGCGAGCACGACAGGATCGAGAGCGAGGCGTTCGCCGCGCAGATCGGCGCCGATCCGGCCTTCGCCGCGCTCGAGGCGTCCGGCGCGCCGATCGTGGCCGCCGCGGGCGAGCCGCTGGCGATCGTCTACGCAAATGAAGCGGCGATTTCCGTCTTTGGCGGCGATCTGGTCGCGCTCGGCGACCGGCTGTTCCGTGGGAGCGAGCCCGGCGCGCGCCGGCTGCGCGAGCTCGCCGCGGCGGAGAGCCACGCCGCCGCGCCGCGGCTCGAGCGGCTGCGCTTCTCCTTCGGTCCCATCGCGCAGACGGCGACCGTTCTGTGCCGCAGGCTGACGGCCGAGGAGACCGGGCCGATCTTTCTGGTCGCAATGCTCGGCATGCGCTCCGCCGCGAGTGAGGCTCCGCTGGTTCGGCCAGAAGAAGCTCCTGTCCCGGCGGCCGTGATCGTAGAGCCGGAGGCTGTGGCCGAACCTCCGGCCGCCCCATCTCCGGCTGCTCCATCTCCGGCTGCTCCTGCGATCGAGCCGCCGGCCGCCCGTCCGCCGCGGCCGGAGCGTTTCCTCTGGCGCTCCGACGCGGAGGGACGCGTGCTCGACGTCACCGCCGCGCTCGCCGATGTGGTCGGGCGCGAGAATGGCGACATCGCCGGACTCTTGTTTCTAGAGCTTGCCGGCCGGCTGCGGCTGGCGCCGGACGATCGCCTCGCCAATGCTTTCGCCTCGCGCCGTTCCTGGAGCGGGGTCGAGCTCGATTGGCCGCTCGACGGCGGCGGCGCGCGCGTTCCTGTGACGCTCGGCGCTCTGCCCGTGTTCGACGACGGCAGCCGTTTCGGCGGCTATCAGGGCTATGGCGTGCTGCATATGGATCGGCTGCGCCACGAGGCCGAGCCCAAGTCGGAACCAGAGCCGGATTTGGCGCCGCCGGCGGAGGAGCCCGCCGCCGCGCTGGAGCCGCCGGCCGAGGCCGCGTCCCCGGCCGAGATGGAGCAGACGCCGGCGCTCATCGGCGCCAAGATCGTGCCGCTGCGGCCGCTGCCGCGCCTCGAGGAGGCCGCCGCCTCCATCGGCGAGTCGCTGTCGCCGAGCGAGCGCACCGCTTTCGACGAGATCGCCCGCGCGCTCGCCTCCGCCGCGCAAAAGCCGGCCAAGGGCTCGGTGCGCGATTTGTTCGAGACGATCGAGCAAGCGACCGGCCAGCAAGCTTCCGGGGGGCAATCCGCGGGGCAGGCGGCCGCCGTCTCGGCGGAGCCCGAACCTGTCGAGGAGCATGAGGCCGCGCCGCTCCACGAGGCTCTGCCCTCCAATGAGAACAGCGCCTTTCCCGGCGATCTCGCGCGCGCCTCCGCTCTGCTCGATCGGCTGCCCATAGGCGTGATGGTCGCGCGCGGCGCGGAAGTGCTCTACGCCAATCGCACGCTGCTCGATTATCTCGGCTACGGCGACGCTGCGGCGCTATCCGGCGATGGCGGAGCGACGCGGCTCTTCTCCGGCCGGCGCCCGCCGACCGCGGCGGACGGAACCGCGGGCGGGGTCGTTGAGCTGCTCGATTGCGACGGCGAGCCGCTGGAGGCCGATGTTCGGCTCGAGCCGATCCAATGGGACGGTCTGCCCGCTACTCTCGTCACGCTGCGCAGCGCAGATTCCGTCTCCGCGCCGGAGAGCGCGCGCGCCGGCGCCTTGCGCAAGGAGCTGGAGAGCCGCCGTCATGAGGCGGAGGAGCTGCGCGCGACGCTGGACGCGATGGGCGACGCCGTTGTGGTGGTCGACGCCGAGGGCAGGCTGCGCAGCGTCAACGCCGCGCTCGGCCGGCTGGTCGGCGGTGAGCCGCGCGCGCTGCTCGGCTCCGGCCTCGCCTCGCTATTCTGCGACGCCGATCAAGGCCTGGTCGCCGATTTTCTCCGTCGCCCGACGAGCTGCGATCTCGGCGAGGGGCTGCAGGTGCAGGCGCGCGCGCGCAATGGTCAGCTGATCCCCGTGCAGCTGACGCTGGCGCCGCTCGGTCCGCCGCCGGAGCAGAGGCGTTGCGTCATTCTTCATGTCATCCGCCGCCGCAGCTCGGATGACGAGCTCGAGGCCGCTCGCCGCGAGGCCGAGCGCGCCAGCGCCGCCAAGACCGATTTCCTGGCCAAGGTCAGCCATGAGATCCGCACGCCGCTCAACGCCATCATCGGCTTCGCCGAGGTGATGATGGAAGAGCGCTTCGGCCCGCTCGGCAATGAGCGCTACAAGGAATATCTCAAGGACATCCACACATCGGGCGAGCATGTGCTGAGCCTCGTCAACGATCTGCTCGATCTCTCCAAGATCGAGGCGGGCAAGTTCGAGCTGGACGTCGAGCGCATAGACGCCAACGCCGTCATCTCCGAATGCGTGTCGATCATGCAGCCGCAGGCGAACCGCAGCCGTGTGGTGATCCGCCTGTCGCTGTGGCCGCGCTTGCCGCGCATCCTTGCCGACGGCAGGTCGCTGCGGCAGATATTGCTGAACCTTCTGTCCAATGCGGTGAAGTTCAACGAGGCGGGCGGGCAGGTGATCGTGTCGAGCGCCTTGACCGACGCCGGATATGTGGTGATCCGCGTGAAGGACACAGGGATCGGCATGTCCGAGAATGAGATCGAGACGGCGCTCGAGCCCTTCCGCCAGATCGGCTCGTCGCGCGGCGGCACGGGCCTCGGCCTGCCGGTGACGAAAGCGCTGATCGAGGCCAATCGCGCCTCCTTCTCGATCAAGAGCCGCAAGAACCAAGGGACGCTGATCGAGGTCGCCTTTCCGCCGCCGCAGGTGCTCGCGGCGGAATAGCGAGGCCCCGCCGGCGCCGCGCCGGAAAGGGGACTTCGATGAGAGCGTCGGATATCGTCTGCATGGATGAGGCGTTTCGCTTGGCGAAGAAGAGCTTCGACGAGGGCGGCCTGCCGATCGGCTCCGTGCTCGCCGAAGGCGCGCGCATACTCGGACGCGGCCATAATCGGCGCGTGCAGCAGGGCGATCCGATTCTGCATGGCGAGATGGATTGCCTGCGCGACGCCGGACGCCGCGCCTCCTATCGAGAGACGACGCTCTACACGACGCTCTCGCCCTGCATGATGTGCGCGGGGACGATCGTGCAATTCAAGATTCCGCGCGTCATCGTCGGCGAGAACAGGAATTTCGGCGGCAATGAGCAGTTCCTGCGCGACCATGGCGTCGAGGTGATACTGCTCGACGATGCGCGCTGCCGGGAATTGATGCGAGACTATATCGCGGCCAATCCGTCGATCTGGAACGAGGACATCGCCGAAGACGCGCCGCGCGGGGGAGCCGGGGGACAGTGACAGTCGATCTCAACGCCGATCTCGGAGAAGGATTCGGAGCCTGGCGCATGGGCGACGACGAGGCCATGCTCGACCTCGTGACCTCCGCCAATGTCGCCTGCGGCTATCACGCCGGCGACCCCGACATAATGGCGCGTTGCTTCACGCTGGCGAAAGCGCGCGGCGTCGCCATTGGCGCGCATGTGTCCTTTCCCGATCTCGCCGGCTTTGGCCGGCGCCGCATTCCCTATTCCGCCTCGGAGGTGGAGCGTCTCGTCGCCTATCAGATCGGCGCGGCGCAGGCGCTCGCGCATTACAGCGGCCATCGTCTCACTTATGTGAAATGCCATGGCGCGCTCGCCAATGTGGCGGAAGTCGAGCCGGAGATCGCATTCGCTGTGGCGCAGGCGACGCGCGCCGTCGACTCCAGCCTCACTCTGCTGGCCATCGCCTGCAGCGAGCAGGTGGCGGCGGCCGAACACGCCGGCGTCGCCATCGCGCATGAGGTCTTCGCCGATCGCGCCTATCTCGATGACGGACGGCTGAAGCCGCGCGGCCAGAAGGGCGCCGTGATCGACGACCCGGACTGGGCCGCCGCGCGCGCGCTGGCCATGCTCGAGGAGCAGGCGATCGTCACTGAGAGCGGCAAGCGTCTGCCGACGCCGATCGACTCCATCTGCGTGCATGGCGATACGTCGCACGCCGTCGATATGACGCGGCGCCTGCGCGCGGCGCTGGAGCGCGCCGGCTATCAGCTCCTGCCCTTCGCGCCCTCGGAGACATGAGGCGATGCGCACCGCGCCGCGCTGTCTCGACGCCGGCGAGGCGGCGCTGGTCGTCGAATTCGGCGACAGCGTCGATCCTGCGATCAGCGCCGAAGTGCTGGCGCTCGACGCCGCTCTGCGCGCCGCGCCGCTCACTGGAATCGTCGAGACGGTTCCGACCTATCGCTCGCTGATGATCCATTACGATCCGCTGACGCTCGCCCGCGCCGCGCTCGTCGCTCATGTCGAGGCGCTGGAGAGATCGGCGCAAGAGAGCGCTGCGCCGAGCCTCCGCTGGATCATTCCCTGCTGCTACGCGCCGCCGCATGGCGAGGATATAGCTGCGGCGGGCGAAGCGCTGTCGCTTTCTCCCGAGCGCATTGCGGAGCTTCATTCAGGCGCCGATTTTCGCGCTTACATGTATGGGTTTGCGCCGGGCTGGTGCTATCTCGGCGGCCTGCCTTCGGCGCTCGCCGTTCCGCGCCGCGCCTCCCCGCGCGGGCCGACGCCGCGAGGGGCGGTGCTCATCGGCGGCGGCCTCTCGCTCATCGGCGCCGATCCCATGCCGACCGGCTGGTATGTCCTCGGCCGCACGCCCGAGCGGCTTTTCGCGCCGGAGCGCGATCCGTCCTTTTTCGTCGAGGTCGGCGATGCGCTGCGCTTCGAGCCGATCGACGAAGCGACATTTCGCGCGCTCGAGGAGAAGAGCGCGCGCGGCGAGATGATCGCGCGGCGCGAGGCCTCCGCATGAGCGCGCGGCTGATTATTCGCGCGGCGGGGCCGGGGGTGACGCTGCAGGACGCCGGGCGGCGCGGCAGCCTGCGCTTCGGCGTCACGCCCGCTGGCCCGATGGACGCGCGCGCCTTCGCCGCCGCCAATCTCGCGGCGGGCGTCTCCATGGGCGCAGCGGCGATCGAGGTCTCGCTCGGCGGATTGGAGCTGACGGCGGAAAGCGACACCATCGGCCTCGCCATCGCCGGCGGCGAATTCGACATTCGCCTCGATGGCGCGCCGCTTCCCTTCGCCTGCGCTCTCGCGCTGGAGCCCGGCGCGCGTCTCGTCATCCGCGCGGGGCGAAGCGGGGCGTGGTGCTATGTCGCCATTGCGGGACGCATCGATCTGCCGCCGACGCTGGGCTCGCTCGCCACACACACGCGCTCTTTCATGGGCGGGCTCGAGGGGCGGGGCTTGCGCGCCGGCGATGTTCTGCCGCTCGCCGATCTCGCCTCGCCGCCGCGAGAATTGCAGGCGCTCGAGGCGCCCTGGCTCACCGCCTCGGAGCAGCCCATCCGCGCCGTGCTCGGGCCGCAGGCGGATTATTTTTCGCAAGAGGCGATCGGCGAATTTCTGTCGGCGCGCTGGCGGGTCGGGCAGCGCAGCGATCGCATGGCCTATCGGCTGGAGGGCGCGCGCCTCGCTCACGCCAAAGGCCATGACATCGTTTCGGATGGCGTGGCGCTCGGCGCGATACAAGTTCCCGGCGACGGCGCGCCGCTCGTGCTGATGGCCGATCGCCAGCCGACCGGAGGCTATCCGAAGATCGCCAATGTCATCGGCGCCGATATCGGCCGTCTCGCGCAGCAGCGGCCGGGCGAGGCGTTTTCTTTTTCCGCGGTTTCGATCGAGCAGGCCGTCGCGGCGCGAAGGGCGCTGAGCGAGGCGATGGCCGTTGGCGTATGCCTGCAGCCGTTCAGAGGGGAATTGTCGACCGAGCTGCTGCTCTCCGCCAATCTCGTCGGCGGCGTCACTGACGCCTATTTATCGATGGAAAAAGAGTAGGGATCGTGCCCTCCCGTAGGGCCTCGTCCAGCGGCTGAATGACCTACTCTTGCAACGGTCCCCACGACGGATCGGACGCGTAAGACGGCGTCGGCACGGGGAATTCCGAGCGGCCGAAAATATCGACCATGAAAATCTTCGCGCCGCCGCTGCCGCCGGAATCGCGGAAGAACATCAGGAACAGGCCGTTCGGCGCCCAGGTCGGGCCTTCATTGTGAAAGCCCTCGGTGAGGATGCGCTCGCCGGAGCCGTCCGGCTTCATCACGCCAATGCCGAAGGAGCC from Methylosinus sp. C49 encodes the following:
- a CDS encoding NYN domain-containing protein; the protein is MFQPLYAILLDGGFLTKKLYAKLERHPTADDIVAECERLQNLQAVKNYELLRIYYYDAPPSADSVTKPVSRTRMNLATTERFRLSQSLYDQLVLKPHFALRMGETRLSPDKWRIKPRVARSLVSEQRALGDDDFELDLSQKGVDMRIGLDMARLALRETVRAVVVVRRFGLCSGVQIRSS
- the bioB gene encoding biotin synthase BioB, which codes for MNAPADFTLRHDWTLEEIVAIHDAPLLELIARASALHSRFFDPNDVQKAALLSIKTGGCPENCSYCSQSAHHREVKLDRVELLQVDEVLDAAARAREAGADRFCMGAAWRQAPKGERFDAVLDMVRGVRALGMEACVTLGMLDDGQAERLVEAGLTAYNHNLDTGPEFYGEIVTTRTYEDRLQTLAAVRRAGIEMCCGGIIGMGESVRDRAHMLQVLASFDPHPESVPINALAAIEGTPLEGRPPVDSLELVRMIATTRILMPKSRVRLSAGRSGLSREAQILCLVAGANSIFYGEKLLTAGNPGLDADAALFSALSAQGQGTCAAKQ
- the ppc gene encoding phosphoenolpyruvate carboxylase, coding for MQVETDAANFSSSALLDDQSLLADIRLLGRLLGDTVREQEGVAAFERIETIRRLSVAVSRNGDMEADNKLDALLRSLSASEAVTVIRAFSYFSHLANIAEDLHPLQGDEASGEPSLANTFAHLRKASIGPGKVAQVLSNGWVSPVLTAHPTEVRRKSLLDAEHAISALLQARQHARSKAELAHNELQLRARVSQLWQTELLRQARLTVRDEIANTLSYYRSTFLRQIPLLYADIEERLGGLRIPPFLRMGTWVGGDRDGNPNVRAESLANALRMQSETALRFYLTEVHELGAELSISRRYAGCSQALEQLAARSGDDNPHRDDEPYRRALIGVYARLAATLEELTGQQAQRHARAPGAPYPNARAFLADLEVVDDSLRCHHSEVIATQRLEPLIRAAEVFGFHLATVDLRQSSDRHEETIAALLREARVAPDYAALTEEEKRALLLKLLSDPRPVRLVDATYSEDVASELAIFERAAEMRKTYGHESIRHYIVSHTETVSDLLEVLLLQKECGMMRGTLDPRDVNIVAADLIIVPLFETIGDLRNAAVIMREFYALPGIVKLVTNSGAQQDIMLGYSDSNKDGGILASIWELYRASTALADFFSGLPSIAMRLFHGRGGTVGRGGGPSYDAILAQPPGTVNGQIRLTEQGEVIAAKYANPQIGRINLELLVAATLEATLLSHSKAPPPEFLEVAEQLAQWGMDAYRGLVYETPDFVDYFFASTPISEIASLNIGSRPASRKPSRKIEDLRAIPWSFSWGQARLALPGWYGFGSAIARFREGDDGSKLELLKRMYREWPFFRTLLSNIDMILSKTDLSIARHYAGLVQDHALADRIYGEIEAEWSRSNAALADLTGSSERLADNPALARSLHHRFPYIAPLNYLQVELIRRFRGGQTGDDIRQGILMSINGVAAGLRNTG
- a CDS encoding shikimate dehydrogenase, which encodes MHGQDRFLLAGVMGWPISHSRSPKIHNYWLARYGLVGAYAPLAVEPGRLEAALRALPALNFSGCNLTIPHKEAALSIVDVLDASATRIGAINCVVVEEDGTLVGRNYDGFGFTASLRAAAPMWRADAGPAVVIGAGGAARAVIAGLIDSGAAEVRLFNRTLERAQKIAADFGAPVTAHRWEERAEGLAGAGLLVNTTNQGMVGEPPLDLALDRLPAEALVSDIVYAPLETPLLAAARARGNVAVDGLGMLIHQARPAFRDWFGVMPEATPELRALIEATL
- a CDS encoding phasin, translated to MSEPIYQIPNEVRDFAEKSVEQARKAFEGFAGAAHKAIGSVETTTATFQVGAKDVSAKALGYAEANVNAAFDLAQKLLRAKDPQEVLQLQAEYVKSQVEAIQTQAKDLGAALQKATTGK
- a CDS encoding phasin family protein — protein: MATHTRGSSKRPAPPKEPPITLKDALDDDEPEAASLEAAPPVEIDAVAAALEAAEIEAVTAALEPVELALTPAEPAAIEVPAETAPEPVFDIAPEPALETAAEPVLETIAEPALEVVAEPIAEAPVAPVTIFAATIETAPAKAEPLDPSLWSLKTFDLVNENAAAVLDLALALGQARSVGDALEAQSRFASERYTTFLKRANELVELSSRWSPFRFAVSAFVA